A single region of the Plantactinospora soyae genome encodes:
- a CDS encoding AfsR/SARP family transcriptional regulator, producing the protein MRYRILGPLAIEAAGVPLRIRSARVSALLATLLLEANRTVPTDRLIEAVWEWHAPPTARSQLTIVVSQLRRLLARAGAPPTTVLTETAGYRLTASTHEIDALLFEQWVGDAERAMADGALADAAEGLRAALDLWRGPALTGMDGQVIQTAATLLAERRAAVQSRRIELDFALGRHDCLVTELVGLVSADPFNERLRTDLIIALYRSGRVTHALDAFGEFRRRLADEFGIEPSPQLVALHRQILNRDPVLDPPLGPASPTSPGPTGRNEPDRPGRRPGGPPGHRRTGGLPGRRPDGMPRRRPAGQPRGPAHRRPGGRNGTAVLPCPGWVGLAEPGAPGTGAPEHWVSEESTRTVTPGPERISSLAAEARPTSAVAPAAGRAAVVPSGIDTAPVHLPATPADPRDVPVTPRQLPPAVADFVGREAELARIRRVVDARTGRPGPAVVVVAGLAGVGKTALAVRSGWQLGADHPDGCLYAELTDRQDVPVDPHEVLGAFLRALGVPDRSIPANRTERCALYRSVVAERRLLVVLDGAADEDQVRPLLPTGPASAALITARRPLTGLDGAQLVALDVLPVDSAVRLLTGMLPERVADDVPAAHRVAQLCDGLPLAIRVTGSRLAARAERSLAQSAERLADGTRRLDRLAEGGRDVRRGLATTYQRLAPATATLFRRLGSLPVAEFPGWLVVPLLDADRSTAELALTELVDAGLVHPGPAGSAGAVRYRMPELIRLYAQERVALDDPPPLRATAFRRAYWWLLELTLRADERVPGQGFPTGDLGPPEGFGPPAEVLRAVDDDPVGWLTAERRLVAAAVAHTATLGDTELAWRLAVAPTNFLQLRGYLDDWQRALDQAGTALRGRSAPARAEAVLALSSALLLLSRGEVTEAWTAARTGRRLFRELGDPQRVASCATVQWMATRRMHPLDPEGPVNPVGITQNAARRTGDDVGVPPTSSGAARRAGIARRATPAPRPAEHPAQFTSHGSVHRTPEVVAVVAGQVGPPDPVRPGGE; encoded by the coding sequence ATGCGCTACAGAATCCTGGGTCCTCTGGCGATCGAGGCAGCCGGTGTCCCACTCCGGATCCGGAGTGCGCGGGTCTCGGCCCTGCTCGCCACCCTGCTCCTGGAGGCCAACCGTACGGTGCCGACCGATCGACTGATCGAGGCGGTCTGGGAGTGGCACGCCCCGCCGACGGCCCGCTCCCAACTGACCATCGTGGTCTCCCAGCTCCGCCGGCTGCTCGCCCGGGCCGGGGCGCCGCCGACGACGGTGCTCACCGAGACCGCCGGCTACCGGCTCACCGCGTCGACCCACGAGATCGATGCGCTGCTGTTCGAACAGTGGGTGGGTGACGCGGAGCGGGCCATGGCGGACGGGGCGCTCGCCGACGCCGCCGAGGGACTCCGGGCCGCACTCGACCTCTGGCGCGGGCCCGCCCTGACCGGGATGGACGGCCAGGTGATCCAGACCGCGGCCACCCTGCTCGCCGAGCGGCGCGCGGCCGTACAGTCCCGCCGGATCGAGCTGGACTTCGCCCTCGGACGGCACGACTGCCTGGTCACCGAGCTGGTCGGGCTCGTCTCCGCCGATCCGTTCAACGAGCGGCTCCGCACCGACCTGATCATCGCGCTCTACCGTTCCGGTCGGGTGACCCACGCGCTCGACGCCTTCGGAGAGTTCCGCCGCCGGTTGGCCGACGAGTTCGGCATCGAGCCGAGTCCACAGCTCGTGGCGCTGCACCGCCAGATCCTCAACCGGGATCCGGTACTCGATCCGCCGCTCGGGCCGGCGTCGCCGACGTCGCCGGGGCCGACCGGTCGGAACGAGCCGGACCGGCCCGGCCGACGCCCCGGCGGACCCCCGGGCCACCGCCGCACCGGCGGGCTCCCCGGCCGCCGTCCGGACGGAATGCCCCGGCGACGCCCCGCCGGACAACCACGGGGCCCGGCGCACCGTCGCCCCGGCGGCCGGAACGGTACGGCCGTCCTGCCCTGCCCCGGCTGGGTCGGACTTGCCGAACCGGGAGCACCCGGAACCGGCGCACCCGAGCACTGGGTATCCGAGGAGTCCACCCGGACGGTCACGCCCGGCCCGGAGCGGATCTCCAGCCTCGCCGCCGAGGCCAGACCGACCTCCGCCGTCGCGCCCGCAGCCGGACGGGCCGCCGTGGTCCCGTCCGGGATCGACACCGCCCCGGTGCACCTGCCGGCGACTCCGGCCGACCCGCGCGACGTACCGGTGACTCCGCGCCAACTGCCGCCGGCGGTGGCCGACTTCGTGGGGCGCGAAGCGGAGCTGGCCCGGATCCGCCGCGTCGTCGACGCCCGGACCGGGCGCCCCGGTCCGGCCGTGGTCGTCGTCGCCGGTCTGGCCGGAGTGGGCAAGACGGCGCTGGCGGTCCGGTCCGGCTGGCAACTCGGCGCCGACCACCCCGACGGCTGCCTGTACGCCGAACTCACCGACCGCCAGGACGTACCGGTCGACCCGCACGAGGTGCTCGGCGCTTTCCTGCGCGCCCTCGGCGTGCCCGACCGGTCGATCCCGGCCAACCGGACCGAACGGTGTGCCCTCTACCGTTCGGTCGTCGCCGAACGTCGGCTGCTCGTGGTGCTCGATGGCGCCGCCGACGAGGACCAGGTCCGGCCCCTGCTCCCCACCGGGCCGGCCTCGGCCGCGCTGATCACCGCCCGACGTCCGCTCACCGGGCTGGACGGCGCCCAACTGGTCGCGCTCGACGTACTTCCGGTCGACTCGGCGGTCCGGCTGCTCACCGGGATGCTGCCCGAGCGGGTCGCCGACGACGTACCGGCCGCGCACCGGGTGGCACAGCTCTGCGACGGACTGCCACTGGCGATCCGGGTCACCGGAAGCCGGCTCGCCGCCCGGGCGGAACGCTCGCTGGCCCAGAGCGCCGAACGGTTGGCCGACGGCACCCGCCGGCTCGACCGGCTCGCCGAGGGCGGTCGCGACGTACGGCGTGGCCTGGCCACCACCTACCAGCGGCTGGCTCCGGCCACGGCCACCCTGTTCCGCCGGCTGGGTTCGCTGCCGGTGGCCGAGTTCCCGGGCTGGCTCGTCGTGCCGCTGCTGGACGCCGATCGGAGCACCGCCGAACTCGCCCTGACCGAGCTGGTGGACGCCGGGCTGGTCCACCCCGGTCCGGCCGGCAGCGCCGGAGCCGTGCGCTACCGGATGCCCGAGCTGATCCGGTTGTACGCCCAGGAGCGGGTCGCCCTCGACGATCCGCCGCCGCTACGGGCCACGGCCTTCCGCCGGGCCTACTGGTGGCTGCTGGAACTGACGCTGCGAGCCGACGAACGGGTACCCGGCCAGGGCTTCCCCACCGGTGACCTCGGTCCGCCGGAGGGGTTCGGACCGCCCGCCGAGGTGCTTCGCGCCGTCGACGACGATCCGGTCGGCTGGCTCACTGCCGAGCGGAGGCTCGTGGCCGCCGCCGTGGCGCACACGGCCACCCTCGGCGACACCGAACTGGCCTGGCGACTCGCGGTGGCGCCCACCAACTTCCTCCAGCTGCGCGGGTACCTCGACGACTGGCAGCGCGCTCTCGACCAGGCCGGTACGGCGTTGCGGGGCCGGTCCGCCCCGGCCCGCGCCGAAGCCGTACTGGCACTGAGTTCCGCCCTGCTCCTGCTGTCCCGGGGCGAGGTCACCGAGGCGTGGACGGCGGCTCGGACCGGGCGCCGGCTCTTCCGTGAACTGGGCGACCCGCAACGGGTCGCGAGCTGCGCGACGGTGCAGTGGATGGCCACCCGCCGGATGCACCCGTTGGACCCGGAGGGCCCGGTGAACCCGGTCGGCATCACGCAGAACGCCGCCCGGCGTACCGGCGACGACGTCGGGGTGCCGCCGACGTCTTCCGGGGCAGCCCGGCGTGCCGGGATCGCGCGTCGCGCAACCCCGGCACCGCGTCCCGCCGAACACCCCGCACAGTTCACATCCCACGGGTCAGTCCATCGCACGCCAGAAGTCGTAGCGGTGGTCGCGGGCCAGGTCGGTCCGCCGGATCCCGTCCGGCCCGGGGGCGAGTGA
- a CDS encoding TIGR03557 family F420-dependent LLM class oxidoreductase — translation MVGVGYALMCEQTGPKELVEQAIRAEQAGFDYLTISDHYYPWLESQGHSPYAWSVLGAVAHATSRIKLMTYITCPIRRYHPAVVAQKAATIGVLSDGRFTLSLGAGENLNEHVVGAWPHVHQRHEMLEEALQIIRPLLDGDNLSYSGNHFEVPEAYLWDRPETPVPIAVAASGPHSVALVSEYADALVCDNPDAAVVRMYDEAGGTGKPRYGQAAICYGPDPDACRKTVHDQWRWAALNWTVKAELPGPESFVSASQHIRPEDISQLVPCGPDLEAHVASVQKFVDAGFTDVAVVQVGVESQPMFLDWAEDELLPRLREL, via the coding sequence ATGGTCGGAGTGGGCTACGCGCTGATGTGTGAGCAGACCGGTCCGAAGGAACTCGTCGAGCAGGCGATCCGGGCCGAGCAGGCCGGATTCGACTACCTGACCATCTCCGACCACTACTATCCCTGGCTGGAATCCCAGGGCCACTCCCCGTACGCCTGGTCCGTGCTCGGGGCCGTCGCCCACGCCACCTCCCGGATCAAGCTGATGACCTACATCACCTGCCCGATCCGGCGCTACCACCCGGCGGTGGTGGCCCAGAAGGCGGCGACGATCGGAGTGCTCTCCGACGGCCGGTTCACCCTCTCGCTCGGCGCCGGGGAGAACCTGAACGAGCACGTCGTCGGCGCCTGGCCACACGTACACCAGCGGCACGAGATGCTCGAGGAGGCGTTGCAGATCATCCGGCCGCTGCTCGACGGCGACAACCTGTCGTACTCCGGCAACCACTTCGAGGTTCCGGAGGCGTACCTCTGGGACCGGCCGGAGACGCCGGTGCCGATCGCCGTCGCGGCCTCCGGGCCGCACTCCGTCGCCCTGGTCAGCGAGTACGCCGACGCGCTGGTCTGCGACAACCCGGACGCGGCCGTGGTCCGGATGTACGACGAGGCCGGCGGCACCGGCAAGCCGCGTTACGGCCAGGCGGCGATCTGCTACGGGCCGGACCCGGATGCCTGCCGCAAGACGGTGCACGACCAGTGGCGGTGGGCCGCGCTGAACTGGACCGTCAAGGCGGAACTGCCCGGCCCCGAGTCCTTCGTCAGCGCCAGCCAGCACATCCGACCCGAGGACATCTCGCAGCTCGTGCCGTGCGGACCGGACCTGGAGGCACACGTCGCGTCCGTCCAGAAGTTCGTCGACGCCGGCTTCACCGACGTGGCGGTCGTTCAGGTCGGTGTGGAGAGCCAACCGATGTTCCTGGACTGGGCCGAGGACGAACTGCTGCCCCGGCTCCGGGAACTCTGA
- a CDS encoding M1 family metallopeptidase, which produces MVISRRVGAVLVAASVTLSLGATPATATGRGSGHDGPGGGPGAPGAGDNYFPAAGNGGYDALHYGLDIRYEPSSRAFVGVATIEARATEGLSRFNLDLRGFEVRSVTVDGRPARYDRDGQELRVSPKRALSRGERFTVVVRYDGTTGRPTDAEGALYGWVSTPDGSFVANEPDGASTWYPVNDHPTDKAGYDFRITVPAGKTAVANGELVDQRTSRGWTTFVWRARDPMASYLSTASVGDYDLRRSTGPHGLPIIDAVDRDLGPDSADGLARTREMIAYFADLFGRYPFSSYGAIVDDDEDAGYALETQTRPIYSGPPSEGTVAHELAHQWYGNSVSPARWQDIWLNEGFASYAEWLWEEHTGGPTAQQQFDTNYARPATASFWNPPPGDPGATNLFASSVYNKGAMTLHALRTKIGDRAFFTLLRTWYSANRNDTASTADLVRLAEKVTKRQLDGFFQTWLYTPGKPTSW; this is translated from the coding sequence ATGGTGATCTCTCGACGTGTCGGTGCCGTGCTCGTGGCGGCGTCGGTCACGCTCTCGCTCGGTGCCACCCCGGCCACGGCCACCGGCCGGGGCTCCGGCCACGACGGTCCCGGGGGCGGGCCGGGTGCGCCGGGTGCCGGCGACAACTACTTCCCGGCGGCCGGCAACGGCGGGTACGACGCGCTCCACTACGGACTCGACATCCGCTACGAGCCGTCCAGCCGGGCCTTCGTCGGGGTCGCCACGATCGAGGCCCGGGCAACCGAGGGGCTCTCCCGGTTCAACCTCGACCTGCGTGGCTTCGAGGTGCGGTCGGTGACCGTCGACGGCCGCCCGGCCCGTTACGACCGGGACGGCCAGGAGCTGCGGGTGTCGCCGAAGCGGGCACTCTCCCGGGGCGAGCGGTTCACGGTGGTGGTCCGGTACGACGGCACCACCGGCCGGCCGACCGACGCCGAGGGCGCCCTCTACGGCTGGGTCTCCACGCCGGACGGCTCCTTCGTGGCGAACGAACCGGACGGGGCCTCCACCTGGTACCCGGTCAACGACCACCCCACCGACAAGGCCGGTTACGACTTCCGGATCACGGTGCCGGCGGGCAAGACCGCGGTCGCCAACGGTGAACTCGTCGACCAGCGGACCAGCAGGGGCTGGACCACCTTCGTCTGGCGCGCCCGGGACCCGATGGCCAGCTACCTCTCCACCGCCTCGGTCGGCGACTACGACCTGCGGCGCTCGACCGGCCCGCACGGGCTGCCGATCATCGACGCGGTCGACCGGGACCTGGGACCGGACTCCGCCGACGGGCTGGCCCGGACCCGGGAGATGATCGCCTACTTCGCCGACCTGTTCGGCCGCTACCCGTTCAGCTCGTACGGCGCGATCGTGGACGACGACGAGGACGCCGGGTACGCCCTGGAGACCCAGACCCGGCCCATCTACTCCGGCCCGCCCAGCGAGGGCACGGTGGCCCACGAACTGGCCCACCAGTGGTACGGCAACAGCGTCAGCCCGGCACGCTGGCAGGACATCTGGCTCAACGAGGGGTTCGCCAGCTACGCCGAGTGGCTCTGGGAGGAGCACACCGGTGGGCCCACCGCGCAGCAGCAGTTCGACACGAACTACGCCCGCCCGGCGACGGCCAGCTTCTGGAACCCGCCGCCCGGTGACCCGGGTGCCACGAACCTCTTCGCCAGCTCGGTCTACAACAAGGGCGCGATGACGCTGCACGCCCTCCGTACGAAGATCGGGGACCGGGCCTTCTTCACGCTGCTCCGGACCTGGTACTCGGCGAACCGGAACGACACGGCGAGCACGGCCGACCTGGTCCGGCTCGCCGAGAAGGTCACCAAGCGGCAACTCGACGGCTTCTTCCAGACCTGGCTCTACACCCCGGGCAAGCCGACGTCCTGGTGA
- a CDS encoding cellulase family glycosylhydrolase, with the protein MRKRIYAVASALLALVVAVVVSLVVVAQPAQAAAGFTVSGGRLLDANGNQFIMRGVSHAHTWYANQTGSFANIKSLGANTVRVVLSSGARWTQNSASDVANVISLCKANRLICVLEVHDTTGYGEEGAAITLDQAVSYWISVQSALAGQENYVILNIGNEPFGNNATTSANWPTHTRNAITRLRNAGFDHTIMVDAPMWGQDWSFIMRDNAQSVFNADPDRNTVFSIHMYGVFDTAAEITDYLGRFRSANLPIVVGEFGHNHSDGNPDEDTIMSYSQTNGIGYIGWSWSGNGGGVEYLDMVTNFNVSQLTSWGQRIFNGANGIRQTAREATVYGGTNPPTTGPTTRPPTTPPTTRPPTTPPTTPPGGSGGCTASVSLNSWNGGFVATVRVTAGSSGTNGWTVSMNLPSGAAVTNSWNAQSSGTTGTVRFTNVSHNGRIAAGQSVEFGFQGSGSGTGMSPSCTAS; encoded by the coding sequence ATGAGAAAACGAATCTATGCCGTCGCATCGGCCCTGCTCGCGCTCGTCGTCGCCGTGGTCGTCTCACTGGTCGTCGTCGCCCAGCCGGCGCAGGCAGCGGCTGGCTTCACCGTCAGCGGCGGGCGCCTGCTCGACGCGAACGGCAACCAGTTCATCATGCGCGGTGTCAGTCACGCGCACACCTGGTACGCGAACCAAACCGGTTCATTCGCCAACATCAAGTCGCTGGGCGCGAACACCGTACGGGTGGTGCTCAGCAGCGGTGCGCGGTGGACCCAGAACAGCGCCAGTGACGTCGCCAACGTGATCTCGCTCTGCAAGGCGAACCGGCTGATCTGCGTCCTGGAGGTGCACGACACCACCGGGTACGGCGAAGAGGGCGCGGCGATCACCCTGGACCAGGCGGTCAGCTACTGGATCAGCGTCCAGAGCGCCCTGGCCGGCCAGGAGAACTACGTCATCCTGAACATCGGCAACGAGCCGTTCGGCAACAACGCCACCACCAGCGCCAACTGGCCGACGCACACCCGCAACGCGATCACCCGGCTGCGCAACGCCGGGTTCGACCACACGATCATGGTCGACGCGCCGATGTGGGGCCAGGACTGGTCCTTCATCATGCGGGACAACGCACAGTCGGTGTTCAACGCCGACCCGGACCGCAACACCGTCTTCTCGATCCACATGTACGGCGTCTTCGACACCGCCGCCGAGATCACCGACTATCTCGGCCGGTTCCGCAGCGCCAACCTGCCGATCGTGGTGGGCGAGTTCGGCCACAACCACTCGGACGGCAACCCGGACGAGGACACCATCATGTCGTACTCCCAGACCAACGGGATCGGTTACATCGGTTGGTCGTGGAGTGGCAACGGCGGTGGCGTCGAATACCTCGACATGGTCACGAACTTCAACGTGAGCCAGTTGACCTCGTGGGGTCAGCGGATCTTCAACGGTGCGAACGGGATCCGGCAGACCGCCCGGGAGGCGACCGTCTACGGCGGAACCAACCCGCCGACCACCGGCCCGACCACCCGACCGCCGACGACGCCGCCCACCACCCGGCCGCCGACGACCCCGCCGACGACTCCGCCCGGTGGCAGCGGCGGCTGTACGGCGTCGGTGTCGCTGAACTCCTGGAACGGCGGCTTCGTGGCCACCGTACGGGTGACGGCCGGCTCCTCGGGCACCAACGGCTGGACGGTGAGCATGAACCTGCCGTCCGGTGCCGCGGTCACCAACTCGTGGAACGCCCAGAGCAGCGGCACCACCGGCACGGTCAGGTTCACGAACGTGAGCCACAACGGCCGGATCGCCGCCGGGCAGTCGGTCGAGTTCGGCTTCCAGGGCAGCGGCAGCGGCACGGGAATGTCACCGAGTTGTACCGCTAGCTGA